The sequence below is a genomic window from Arthrobacter sp. U41.
TTGTCCGGCTACCCGGCAAGCTGACGGTGAAGCTGGCCCAGGCGGGCGAGGACCGAAGCGTCAACCACTTCGTCACCTACCTGGATCCGGATGCCACCGATCAGTGCCGGGTCAACGTTCATGTTGATCTTGAGCTCGCGCCCGTAGAGGGCATTCAGCCCCGCCTGCAGACGGCTGGTCTGGGTCTCGGTCAGCGCACGGGTGACGCTGACCGTTGCAATCCAGCGCTGCTGGCGCTTGGCTGCAAGCTCGGCGAAACGACGGACGAGCTTGGTCGCCTTGAGACCCCGGGGATGCGAAACTGCCTGTCCGATGAGGACTTTCGCTTCCTCGCTTGCACTGGGTACAAGCTTTTCGGCCAGGGCAACCTTGGCAGCCGGGCTCGCCTGCGGTTCGGACACAGCACGCTGTACCTCGTGGTTGGACTCGACGACCTGGTTGAAGGAGAACAGATCGTTCTCCAGCGCTTCCAGCCCGCTGATTCCTGAGGCAGAGACGGCAGACTTGTTCTCGGCAACGGCGATTACCACCGAAGCGGCAAGAGTCTCGAGGGCATCGCCGATATCCCGAGCCGATGCCCAGCGTGAGCCGGCCAGTCCGCTCGCGATTTCCACAGCATCCGCGGAGACTTTCCCGCCGAAGAGCTGCTTGATAAGCGCCGACTTTTCGTCACCGCTGCGGGACGGATCGGTCAGGGCGCGGCGCAAGCCAGCCGAGCTGTCCACCGTTCCCAGGATTCCGAAGAGTTCCTGAGCCAACTGCAGCGAGGCGAAGGGAAGCTTGGCTTCCAGCGCCACGAGGGCCGCGGTCAGCGATTCGCTCGATACACCTGCCATTACTTAGCTGCACCTGCGTTCTGGTTCTCCAGATCTGCCAGGAAGCGGTCAACCACACGCGCCGAACGCGCGTCATCGTCAAGCGACTCGCCAACGATGCGGCCTGCCAGCGTGGTGGCCAGCGTGCCGACCTCCGCGCGGAGGGACACAACGGCGGCCTGGCGCTCGGACTGGATCGCCGCGTGCGCCTGAGCCGTGATGCGGGCAGACTCTGCAGCTGCCTTCTCCTTCAGATCCGCGAGGATCTGAGCGCCTTCGGCACGTGCTTCCTCGCGGATGCGGTTGGCCTCGGCACGGGCATCAGTGAGCTGCTGCTTGTACTCTTCGAGTGCAGCGGAAGCCTCTGCCTGGGCCTTTTCGGCCTTGGCAATGCCGCCTTCAATGGCCTCGGCACGTTCTGCGAAGGTCTTCTCGAACATCGGGACAATAAACTTGACCACGATGAACATGAGGACAGCGAAGCCGGCGAGAACGACGCCCATTTCCCAGGGATTGGGAACCAGAGGGTTAGCGCCCTCTGTGGCGGCTGAGATGATCAGCTGATTCATAATTCACCCGTCCTTATCTACTCGGTTCTGGATGTTCGCTTAGTTCTGAAAATTCAGACTAGAGAACGAACGCGAAGACCAGGCCGAGGATGGCGAGGGCTTCAGTCAGCGCGAGGCCGAGGAATGCGATCGGCTGGAGCACACGCTGTGCCTCCGGCTGACGTGCGACGCCGTTGATGTAAGCGGCGAACACGAGACCAACACCGATACCACCGCCGATTGCGGACAGACCGTAACCTACGAGGTTGAGATTGCCTTCCATTTTTTTCCTTTCAAGATGCCATCTATGTGGCAGGTTGTTTGGTGTGCTTTCATCCCCCGTAAGGGGAAGTTTTTTGGGTGCCTAGTGGCTATCCGCGTGCAGGGCGCCTTCGATGTAGATGGCGGCCAGCAGGGTGAACACGTAGGCCTGCAGCGCCATGATCAGCGCTTCCAGCATGTACATGGCAATCGCACCGCCGAGCACCAGGACCGAGGTTCCCTTGAGCAGGATGTTCTCCTGCATAACGAGGAACTCGATGCCCGAGCCGGCGATCATCACGATCAGGTGGCCGGCCAGCATGGTCGCGAACAGACGGAGGCTGTGCGTGACGGGGCGGA
It includes:
- a CDS encoding F0F1 ATP synthase subunit delta translates to MAGVSSESLTAALVALEAKLPFASLQLAQELFGILGTVDSSAGLRRALTDPSRSGDEKSALIKQLFGGKVSADAVEIASGLAGSRWASARDIGDALETLAASVVIAVAENKSAVSASGISGLEALENDLFSFNQVVESNHEVQRAVSEPQASPAAKVALAEKLVPSASEEAKVLIGQAVSHPRGLKATKLVRRFAELAAKRQQRWIATVSVTRALTETQTSRLQAGLNALYGRELKINMNVDPALIGGIRIQVGDEVVDASVLARLGQLHRQLAG
- a CDS encoding F0F1 ATP synthase subunit B, with the translated sequence MNQLIISAATEGANPLVPNPWEMGVVLAGFAVLMFIVVKFIVPMFEKTFAERAEAIEGGIAKAEKAQAEASAALEEYKQQLTDARAEANRIREEARAEGAQILADLKEKAAAESARITAQAHAAIQSERQAAVVSLRAEVGTLATTLAGRIVGESLDDDARSARVVDRFLADLENQNAGAAK
- the atpE gene encoding ATP synthase F0 subunit C → MEGNLNLVGYGLSAIGGGIGVGLVFAAYINGVARQPEAQRVLQPIAFLGLALTEALAILGLVFAFVL